One Egibacteraceae bacterium genomic window carries:
- a CDS encoding alpha/beta fold hydrolase — MAAPALPAPRPAQVAARVLWRAGSVAAAAAAAGAGATGWWASRALTTTPSTIRRWPVTVRAVGTDWVSLRGPGAALAGTWGLWWPGGYARVLPAPADEPETAERPLTPIEGRPHAGARAEMCAYAWPDRPDSLGLPWTDVLVGHPVGAAKAVGDQAGVAGRRAWLFGRPDNRDWVLFVHGRGSRRAQAFRALPSVVAAGWTGLAVTYRGAVEEGGGRNGMGAREWVDVEAAVRFARDAGADRIVLVGFSMGGAIVGELLHRSSLAPAVDGVVLEAPVLDWSLVLRHHARRMRLPRVVVPLTLAATHLRAGSDPRELDQLRRVDAWTAPVLLVHGTHDPVVPVASSDLLAEARPDLITYLRAPGAGHVSAWNADRDGYEAALTGFLTSLP; from the coding sequence ATGGCTGCGCCCGCCCTGCCCGCCCCACGGCCCGCGCAGGTGGCTGCACGCGTGCTGTGGCGTGCCGGGTCGGTGGCGGCCGCCGCTGCTGCGGCCGGCGCCGGCGCCACCGGCTGGTGGGCGTCGCGCGCCCTGACGACGACCCCCTCGACGATCCGGAGGTGGCCGGTGACCGTCCGGGCGGTCGGGACCGACTGGGTGAGCCTGCGGGGGCCCGGGGCGGCCCTCGCAGGCACCTGGGGCCTGTGGTGGCCGGGCGGGTATGCGCGGGTGCTGCCGGCGCCGGCGGACGAGCCGGAGACCGCAGAGCGGCCCCTGACCCCGATCGAGGGGCGTCCGCACGCGGGAGCCCGGGCCGAGATGTGCGCCTACGCGTGGCCCGACCGCCCCGACAGCCTCGGCCTGCCCTGGACGGACGTGCTCGTCGGCCACCCGGTTGGCGCCGCCAAGGCGGTGGGTGATCAGGCTGGGGTCGCCGGTCGGCGCGCCTGGCTGTTCGGGCGCCCCGACAACCGCGACTGGGTGCTCTTCGTGCACGGCCGTGGATCGCGGCGCGCCCAGGCCTTCCGCGCGCTGCCGAGCGTCGTCGCAGCGGGGTGGACGGGCCTTGCGGTCACCTACCGGGGAGCCGTCGAGGAAGGCGGTGGACGCAACGGCATGGGGGCGCGCGAGTGGGTCGACGTCGAAGCGGCGGTCCGCTTCGCCCGCGACGCGGGAGCCGACCGCATCGTGCTCGTCGGCTTCTCGATGGGTGGGGCCATCGTGGGGGAGCTGCTGCACCGCTCCTCGCTTGCGCCGGCGGTGGACGGGGTGGTTCTCGAGGCGCCGGTTCTGGACTGGAGCCTCGTCCTGCGCCACCACGCCCGGCGCATGCGGCTGCCCCGCGTCGTCGTCCCCCTCACCCTCGCCGCCACCCACCTACGCGCCGGCAGCGACCCCCGGGAGCTCGACCAGCTCCGGCGGGTGGACGCCTGGACCGCGCCGGTGCTGCTCGTCCACGGCACCCATGACCCCGTCGTGCCTGTGGCGTCGTCGGACCTGCTCGCCGAGGCCCGACCGGACCTCATCACCTACCTGCGCGCGCCGGGCGCGGGACACGTCTCCGCCTGGAATGCCGACCGGGACGGCTACGAGGCGGCCCTGACCGGCTTCCTCACGTCCCTTCCCTGA
- the thpR gene encoding RNA 2',3'-cyclic phosphodiesterase, translating to MAETTMRLFVAVEVPAHVRDAVDAATEPLRRRQPAARWVAPNAYHLTLQFVGWVDDAGARSVEGACAEAAGSVGPFALRLTGGAGMFGNGVLWAALEDSRGLHAVAAALREAMVAGGLSVEERPFHAHLTLARAGRTTRLPRDLAGAYDGPPSGWEVERLVLLRSRLRRTGAEYSPRGAWLLQG from the coding sequence GTGGCCGAGACGACGATGCGGCTGTTCGTGGCGGTGGAGGTCCCCGCACACGTGCGCGACGCCGTGGACGCCGCCACCGAGCCGCTGCGCCGGCGGCAGCCGGCGGCGCGCTGGGTGGCGCCGAACGCCTACCACCTCACCCTCCAGTTCGTCGGCTGGGTCGACGACGCGGGGGCCCGCTCCGTCGAGGGTGCGTGCGCGGAGGCCGCCGGCTCCGTGGGCCCGTTCGCGCTGCGGCTCACCGGCGGCGCCGGCATGTTCGGCAACGGGGTGCTGTGGGCGGCACTGGAGGACAGCCGCGGGCTGCATGCCGTCGCCGCGGCGCTGCGGGAGGCGATGGTCGCTGGCGGGCTGTCCGTCGAGGAGCGCCCGTTCCACGCGCACCTCACGCTCGCGCGCGCGGGCAGGACCACGCGCCTGCCGCGGGATCTCGCGGGCGCCTACGACGGGCCGCCGTCGGGCTGGGAGGTCGAGCGGCTCGTCCTTCTGCGCTCTCGCCTGCGCCGCACGGGCGCGGAGTACAGCCCCCGGGGGGCATGGCTGCTGCAGGGGTGA